From the genome of Streptomyces sp. V2I9:
ACGGCGACGAGGCCAAGGGCGAGGCCATCACGCCCAAGGCCAAGAAGTCCGACAAGAAGGCGGACGAGGCGGCCGACGCTGCCGCGTCCACCGAGTCGACCGAGGCCTGAGCATGCTCGAGGAGGCTCTCGAGCACCTCGTGAAGGGCATCGTCGACAACCCCGACGACGTGCAGGTTGCCGAGCGCACCCTGCGGCGCGGGCGCGTGCTGGAGGTCCGGGTCCACCCCGACGACCTCGGCAAGGTGATCGGCCGTAACGGCCGCACCGCTCGCGCCCTGCGTACGGTCGTGGGTGCCATCGGCGGACGCGGTATCCGTGTCGACCTCGTCGATGTGGACCAGGTTCGCTGATCAGCGAGTTGAACACCGGCCAGGGCCGGGGAGGGCCTTCGGGCCGTCCCCGGCCTTTGTCGTCGGCCACCGGGACGTCTCCGCGCGACGGACGGACGTCCCCACCCCACCCATCGGAGAACAGCGTGCAGTTGGTAGTCGCGCGGATCGGCCGCGCCCACGGCATCAAGGGCGAGGTCACCGTCGAGGTACGAACGGACGAGCCGGAGCTGCGGCTCGGCCCCGGCGCCGTCCTGGCCACGGAACCGGCGGCGACGGGCCCGCTGACGATCGAGGCGGGCCGGGTCCACAGCGGCAGGCTCCTGCTGCGCTTCGAGGGCGTGCGCGACCGCACCGCGGCCGAGGCCCTGCGCAACACCCTGCTGATCGCCGAGGTGGACCCGGAGGAACTGCCCGAGGAGGAGGACGAGTTCTACGACCACCAGCTGATCGACCTCGACGTCGTGCTCGCCGACGGCACCGGGATCGGCCGGATCACCGAGATCTCCCACCTGCCCTCGCAGGACCTGTTCATCGTGGAGCGCCCCGACGGCAGCGAGGTGATGATTCCCTTCGTCGAGGAGATCGTCACCGAGATCGACCTGGAGGAGCAGCGAGCGGTCATCACCCCGCCGCCCGGCCTGATCGACGAGAGCGAGGCCGTGATCGCCTCCGCCCGCGACGAGGAGGAGGCCCTCGCCGGGGACACGGAGAAGGCGTCCGGGGACGCGGGCGAGGCGTCGAGGGGCGACGCCTGATGCGGCTCGACGTCGTCACGATCTTCCCCGAGTACCTGGAACCGCTGAACGTCTCCCTGGTCGGCAAGGCCCGCGCGCGGGGCGTGCTGGACGTCCATGTCCACGATCTGCGGGAGTGGACGTACGACCGGCACAACACGGTCGACGACACCCCCTACGGCGGCGGCCCCGGCATGGTCATGAAGACCGAGCCCTGGGGTGACGCCCTGGACGAGGCCCTGGCCGACGGCTACGAGGCCGGGGCGCACTCCCCGGTCCTCGTCGTGCCCACGCCCAGCGGGCGGCCGTTCACCCAGGAGCTCGCCGTCGAACTCTCCGCCGAGCCGTGGCTCGTCTTCACCCCGGCTCGGTACGAGGGCATCGACCGCCGGGTGATCGACGAGTACGCCACCCGGCTGCGGGTCGTCGAGGTCTCCATCGGGGACTACGTGCTGGCCGGCGGGGAAGCGGCCGTGCTGGTGATCACGGAGGCGGTGGCCCGGCTGCTGCCCGGCGTCCTCGGAAACGCCGAGTCCCACCGGGACGACTCCTTCGCCCCCGGCGCGATGGCCAACCTCCTGGAGGGCCCCGTCTACACCAAGCCGCCCGAGTGGCGCGGCCGCTCCATCCCGGACGTCCTGCTCAGCGGGCACCACGGGAAGATCGCGCGCTGGCGGCGGGACCAGGCCTTCGCCCGTACCGCCCTCAACCGGCCCGATCTGATCGAGCGGTGCGAGGCGAGCGCCTTCGACAAGAAGGACCGCGAGATCCTGTCCATCCTCGGTTTCGCCCCCGAGCCCGGCGGCCGATTTTGGCGCAGGCCCACCGCCGTGGAAGAATAGGCCGCTGCTGTACGTCCGGTGGGCGCCCCTGCCACAGGGGGAAAGACGCCCTCCCGATGTGATCAGCTCTCCTGACTCTCCACGACATTCCGTCGATGACCTGTGGCATCGGCGAAGAAAGCAGAAACCATGGCTTCCCTGCTCGATGGCGTCAATGCCGCGACCCTCCGTTCGGACGTCCCGGCGTTCCGCGCGGGTGACACCGTCAACGTCCACGTCCGCGTGATCGAGGGCAACCGCTCCCGTATCCAGCAGTTCAAGGGTGTTGTCATCCGCCGCCAGGGCGCGGGCGTCAGCGAGACCTTCACGGTCCGCAAGGTCTCCTTCAGCGTCGGCGTCGAGCGCACCTTCCCGGTGCACAGCCCGATCTTCGAGAAGATCGAGCTCGTCACCCGCGGTGACGTCCGCCGCGCCAAGCTGTACTTCCTCCGTGAGCTGCGCGGCAAGGCCGCGAAGATCAAGGAGAAGCGCGACAACTGAGCTGTCGCCCGGCCATCCCCCCGGGGGTGACCCGTCCACAGCCCGGCCGGATAAGCTTCGGCCGCTATGGACACCCCAGCACAGCACACGGAGCGCGATCGCTCCTCGGAACCCGACGCGGGGTCCGGGGAGGGGTCGCGCTTCTCGCGTACGCGGGCCCGCCTGGTGGCCGCCCTGCCCTGGCGGCGGGTGCTCGCCGGGGCCGTCCTGGCCACCGCGGCCCTGCTGCTGTGCAGCTCCTACGTGGTCCAGCCCTTCCTGATCCCCAGCGGCTCGATGGAGCCGACGCTGAAGGTGGGCGACCGGCTCCTGGTGAACAAGCTGGCGTACCGCTTCGGCGCCGAGCCCGAGCGCGGAGACGTGGTGGTCTTCGACGGCACCGGCTCGTTCGTACGGGAGGACCCCGACGCCGATTCCCTGACCGGGGCGGCACGCGGAGCGGCTGCCTCCCTGGGGCTGGCCGAGCCGGCCGACACCGACTTCGTGAAGCGGGTGGTGGGCGTGGGCGGCGACCGCGTCGTCTGCTGCGACGCGCGGGGGAGGCTCGCGGTCAACGGGACGGTGGTGGACGAGCCGTATCTGTATCCGGGTGACACCGCCTCCCGCGTGCCCTTCGACATCGTGGTGCCCGGCGGCGCGCTGTGGATGATGGGCGACCACCGCAGCCGCTCCAGCGACTCGCGGGACCACCTCGGATCGCCCGGCGGTGGAATGGTTCCGGTGGAGCGGGTGTCGGGCCGGGTGGACTGGCTGGGCTGGCCGCCGGGCCGGACGGGTTCGCCGGCGGGGACCGACGCGTTCGCCGGCGTACCGGCTCCCGGCGCGGCGCATGGGTAACCGGGGGCGTCCGCGCGGCGCGTCCGACCCGGACGCGTCCCTGCCGACCGGGACCAGGCCCACCCGGCCGCGCTCGCTGCCCACGCGGGCGGAGCGTCGCAAGCTGGCCCGGAAGGTCCGCCGCAAGCGCCGCAGGTCGGCGGTGAAGGAGATACCCGTCCTCGTCACCGTGGCGCTCCTGATCGCGCTCGTCCTGAAGACGTTCCTGGTCCAGGCGTTCGTCATCCCGTCCGGATCGATGGAGCAGACCATCCGGATCGGCGACCGGGTGCTGGTGGACAAGCTGACCCCGTGGTTCGGCTCGAAACCGCAGCGCGGCGACGTCGTGGTGTTCAAGGACCCCGGCGGCTGGCTGCGGCAGGAGAACGCGGGGGACAGGGACGACCCGCCGATCGGCGTCAAGCAGGTCACCGAGGCGCTGACCTTCGTCGGGCTGCTGCCCTCCGACGACGAACAGGACCTGATCAAGCGGGTCATCGCGGTCGGCGGCGACACGGTGAAGTGCTGCGGCGAGGACGGCCGGGTCACCGTCAACGGCGTACCGCCGGCCGAGACGTACCTCCACCCCGACGACCGGCCGTCGACCATCCCCTTCGAGGTGAAGGTCCCCGAGGGCCGGCTGTTCGTGATGGGCGACCACCGGTCCGACTCGGCCGATTCCCGCTTCCACCTCGACGAACCCGACCGGGGCACGGTCTCCGAGCGGGAGGTCGTGGGGCGGGCCGTCGTGATCGCCTGGCCGTTCGGCCACTGGAGCACCCTGGAGGAGCGCGACGCCTTCTCCGCGATCCCCGGAGTGCGGGCATCGGAAGCGGCCGGTCCGGTCCCGTCGCATAGTGTGGCACCTCCGGATCGCGACGGAATGGTCCGGCTCCCGACCCCTGCGGAACTCCCGCTCGTTATGGGAGTGGTGGGCCTGCACCGGATCGGGCGCGGGCAGTGGTACGTACTGAGGAGTGGATGTGGGGGATTTGGCGGTCGGCGCACGATCCGGACACGACGAACCCGAGGACCGGCCGGAGCGCGACGAGTCTCCCGCGGGCGGGACGGCGGTCCCGCCGGAGGATGACGGGGCGGCCCCGGGCGTCGGCAGGCCGCCCAAGAAGCAGAGGTCCTTCTGGGTGGAGCTGCCGCTGCTCGTCGGCATCGCGCTGGTGTTGGCGCTGCTGATCAAGACGTTCCTGGTCCAGGCGTTCTCGATTCCCTCGGACTCGATGCAGAACACGCTGCAGCGGGGCGACCGGGTGCTGGTGGACAAGCTGACCCCGTGGTTCGGCTCGGAGCCGGAGCGCGGCGAGGTCGTGGTCTTCCACGACCCAGGCGGCTGGCTGGAGGACACCGCGACCCCGGAGCCCAACGCGGTGCAGAAGTTCCTGAGCTTCATCGGCCTCATGCCGTCCTCCGAGGAGAAGGACCTGATCAAGCGGGTCGTCGCGGTCGGCGGCGATACCGTGGAGTGCAAGGAGAACGGGCCGGTGAAGGTCAACGGGAAGAGCCTGGACGAGAAGTCGTTCATCTTCCCGGGCAACACCCCCTGCAACGACAAGCCCTTCGGCCCGATCACGGTGCCGGACGGCCGGATCTTCGTCATGGGCGACCACCGGCAGAACTCCCTGGACTCGCGCTACCACCAGGAGCTTCCGGGGCAGGGCACGGTCTCCAACGACGAGGTCGTCGGCCGCGCGGTCGTCGTCGCCTGGCCGGTGGGCCGCTGGGCCACCCTCCCGGTCCCCGACACCTTCGACCAGCCGGGTCTGAACGCGGCCGCCGTGATGGCCCCGGCGGCACTCGGTGTAGCCGGAGCGCTCCCCCTCGTGTTGTGGCGCCGCCGGAGGCTGACCGCCGGGCGTACCGCCGGGTAGGGTGCCGACTCGGATCAGCGATTGTCGATCTCCGACGGGGGAGCGCTGGGATGAGCGGTACGCGTAGCGAGCAGGACGGCCGCGGCCGGTTCGGCGCCATGGTGTCGGGTCTGGCCGTGGCCGTCGGCTGTGTGCTCTTCCTCGGCGGTTTCGCCTGGGCGGCGGTGGTCTACCAGCCGTACACGATCCCGACCGACTCCATGGCCCCGACGGTGCAGCCGGGCGACCGGGTGCTCGCCGAACGGATCGACGGCGCCGAGGTCCGCCGCGGTGACGTGGTGGTCTTCACCGACGAGGTCTGGGGCGCCACACCGATGGTGAAGCGCGTCGTCGGCGTCGGCGGCGACAAGGTGGCCTGCTGTGACAAGAGCGGCCGCCTCACCGTCGACGGCACCCCCGTCGACGAGCCGTACCTCGGCAGGGGCCCGGCCGCGACGGGCGGCAAGCAGGCTCCCGCCGCGCCGGAGGACTTCTCCGCCACCGTTCCGCGCGGCAAGATCTTCCTGCTCGGCGACGAGCGGGCCACCTCCCTGGACTCGCGGGTCCACCTCCAGGACCCCGGTCAGGGTTCCGTACCCCTGAGCGCGGTGCGGGCACGGGTGGACGCGGTGGCCTGGCCGATGGACGGCATGATCGACCGGCCCTCCTCGTTCGCCGCGCTGCCGGGCGGGGTGTCCGCCGCCGGGCCCCTGCCGCTCCAGCTGGGCGCGATCGTGGTGGGCGCGGTCCTGATCTTCTGCGGCGCGTTGTACGGGCCCGTGGCGGCGCGCCCGGGCCGTCGCAGGACGACCGCCGGCGGGGCCCGGTGACCTCCGGGGCCGAGGCCCGCAAGGTCGCCCGCGTGGTCCTGCTGGACCCCGACGACCGCGTCCTGCTGCTCCACGGCCACGAGCCGGACGATCCGGCCGACGCCTGGTGGTTCACCCCGGGCGGCGGCCTGGAGGGCGACGAGAGCCGTGAACAGGCGGCCCGCCGTGAACTGGCCGAGGAGACCGGCATCACGGACATCGAGCTGGGTCCACCGCTCTGGACCCGGATCTGTTCCTTCCCCTTCGACGGGCGGCGCTGGAACCAGGACGAGTGGTACTACCTGGCCCGTACGACGCATACCGACACGGCCCCGCTGGGCCTCACCGACCTGGAGCGGCGCAGTATCGCCGGCCTCAGGTGGTGGACCTCCGCCGAACTGCTCTCGACGCGTGAGACGGTGTACCCGACCAGACTCGCCGAGCTGCTGCGCACGCTCCTCGACGAGGGTCCCCCGCGCGATCCGCTGGTTCTGGCCCCCGAAATCGTCTAATCGTTCGGGGACGCCCGAGGCTGACGCACAATGGGGGCACGCACGGCTGAAGGGGAAACATGCCATGAGCGCCGAGGACCTCGAGAAGTACGAGACCGAGATGGAGCTGAAGCTCTACCGGGAGTACCGCGATGTCGTCGGTCTGTTCAAATATGTGATCGAGACCGAACGGCGCTTCTACCTCACCAACGACTACGAGATGCAGGTGCACTCCGTCCAGGGTGAGGTCTTCTTCGAGGTGTCCATGGCGGACGCCTGGGTCTGGGACATGTACCGACCCGCGAGGTTCGTCAAGCAGGTCCGCGTGCTGACCTTCAAGGACGTCAACATCGAAGAGCTCAACAAGAGCGATCTGGAACTTCCGGGAGGCTGACCCCACGCGGTCCCCGGCCGGCCACCGTGGCCGAGCGGGCCGCCGATACGAGCGTTGCAGTGGAGACCCGGTCACCCGTGAGGGTGGCCGGGTTTTCCCCATCCGCCGGGTTGTCCACCAAGATCCACATCTTTCTGCGGGCCGGGTCACAGTCGGTGCCGGAGGTGGTGCCGATATGAACGCACGGGGGGCACTCGGGCGGTACGGCGAGGATCTGGCGGCGCGGCTGCTGGCCGGAGCCGGAATGACGGTGGTCGAGCGCAACTGGCGCTGTCGTGCCGGAGAGATCGACATCGTGGCCAGGGACGGCGACGCCCTGGTCTTCTGCGAGGTGAAGACCCGCCGGTCGGGCGGGTTCGAACACCCCATGGCGGCGGTCGGCCCGGCCAAGGCGGACCGGCTGCGCCGACTGGCCGAGATCTGGCTCGACCAGCACGAGGGGCCGCCGCCCGGAGGGGCCCGCATCGACCTGATCGGAGTGATCGTGCCCCGGCACGGAGCACCGGTCACGGAGCACGCGCGGGGGGTGTCCTGATGGGCTTCGCTCGTGCGTGTTCCGTGGCGCTGGTCGGCGTCGAGGGGGTGGTGGTGGAGGTCCAGGCGGACCTGGAACCGGGTGTGGCGGCCTTCACCCTGGTGGGCCTGCCGGACAAGAGCCTGGTCGAGAGCAGGGACCGGGTCCGGGCCGCCGTGGTCAATTCCGGGGCCGAGTGGCCGCAGAAGAAGCTCACGGTCGGGCTCTCCCCGGCCTCCGTGCCGAAGAGCGGGTCGGGGTTCGACCTCGCCGTCGCGTGCGCCGCGCTCGGGGCGGCGGGGCGGGTCGATCCCGCTGTGATCGCCGATGTGGTGATGATCGGCGAACTGGGCCTGGACGGCCGGGTCCGTCCGGTGCGGGGTGTGCTGCCCGCCGTCCTGGCCGCCGCCGAGGCAGGGTACGAGCAGGTCGTCGTCCCCGAGCAGTCGGCCGGGGAGGCGGCGCTGGTGCCGGGCGTCTCGGTCCTCGGGGTCCGCAGCCTGCGCCAGCTCATCGCCGTCCTGTGCGACGAACCGGTGCCCGACGAGGCCGCGGACGCCCAGGGGCGCCCCGACACCCTCTCGGCCGGGCTGATGCTCCCCGGTACGGGAGTGGGGACCGGACTCGCCGTGGGGGGTGACGGGCACCGACCGGACCTGGCGGACGTCGCGGGCCAGCCACGGCCGCGGCAGGCGCTGGAGGTGGCGGCGGCCGGCGGACACCATCTGCTGTTCACGGGCCCGCCGGGCGCGGGCAAGACCATGCTGGCCGAGCGGCTGTCGGCGGTCCTGCCGCCGCTGACCCGGCAGGAGTCCCTCGAAGTGACGGCGGTCCACTCGGTGGCGGGCATCCTCCACCCTGGTGAACCGCTCGTCTCCCGCGCGCCCTACTGCGCCCCGCACCACTCGGCGA
Proteins encoded in this window:
- a CDS encoding RNA-binding protein, giving the protein MLEEALEHLVKGIVDNPDDVQVAERTLRRGRVLEVRVHPDDLGKVIGRNGRTARALRTVVGAIGGRGIRVDLVDVDQVR
- the rimM gene encoding ribosome maturation factor RimM (Essential for efficient processing of 16S rRNA) encodes the protein MQLVVARIGRAHGIKGEVTVEVRTDEPELRLGPGAVLATEPAATGPLTIEAGRVHSGRLLLRFEGVRDRTAAEALRNTLLIAEVDPEELPEEEDEFYDHQLIDLDVVLADGTGIGRITEISHLPSQDLFIVERPDGSEVMIPFVEEIVTEIDLEEQRAVITPPPGLIDESEAVIASARDEEEALAGDTEKASGDAGEASRGDA
- the trmD gene encoding tRNA (guanosine(37)-N1)-methyltransferase TrmD, producing MRLDVVTIFPEYLEPLNVSLVGKARARGVLDVHVHDLREWTYDRHNTVDDTPYGGGPGMVMKTEPWGDALDEALADGYEAGAHSPVLVVPTPSGRPFTQELAVELSAEPWLVFTPARYEGIDRRVIDEYATRLRVVEVSIGDYVLAGGEAAVLVITEAVARLLPGVLGNAESHRDDSFAPGAMANLLEGPVYTKPPEWRGRSIPDVLLSGHHGKIARWRRDQAFARTALNRPDLIERCEASAFDKKDREILSILGFAPEPGGRFWRRPTAVEE
- the rplS gene encoding 50S ribosomal protein L19 produces the protein MASLLDGVNAATLRSDVPAFRAGDTVNVHVRVIEGNRSRIQQFKGVVIRRQGAGVSETFTVRKVSFSVGVERTFPVHSPIFEKIELVTRGDVRRAKLYFLRELRGKAAKIKEKRDN
- the lepB gene encoding signal peptidase I, whose protein sequence is MDTPAQHTERDRSSEPDAGSGEGSRFSRTRARLVAALPWRRVLAGAVLATAALLLCSSYVVQPFLIPSGSMEPTLKVGDRLLVNKLAYRFGAEPERGDVVVFDGTGSFVREDPDADSLTGAARGAAASLGLAEPADTDFVKRVVGVGGDRVVCCDARGRLAVNGTVVDEPYLYPGDTASRVPFDIVVPGGALWMMGDHRSRSSDSRDHLGSPGGGMVPVERVSGRVDWLGWPPGRTGSPAGTDAFAGVPAPGAAHG
- the lepB gene encoding signal peptidase I, with amino-acid sequence MGNRGRPRGASDPDASLPTGTRPTRPRSLPTRAERRKLARKVRRKRRRSAVKEIPVLVTVALLIALVLKTFLVQAFVIPSGSMEQTIRIGDRVLVDKLTPWFGSKPQRGDVVVFKDPGGWLRQENAGDRDDPPIGVKQVTEALTFVGLLPSDDEQDLIKRVIAVGGDTVKCCGEDGRVTVNGVPPAETYLHPDDRPSTIPFEVKVPEGRLFVMGDHRSDSADSRFHLDEPDRGTVSEREVVGRAVVIAWPFGHWSTLEERDAFSAIPGVRASEAAGPVPSHSVAPPDRDGMVRLPTPAELPLVMGVVGLHRIGRGQWYVLRSGCGGFGGRRTIRTRRTRGPAGARRVSRGRDGGPAGG
- the lepB gene encoding signal peptidase I: MAVGARSGHDEPEDRPERDESPAGGTAVPPEDDGAAPGVGRPPKKQRSFWVELPLLVGIALVLALLIKTFLVQAFSIPSDSMQNTLQRGDRVLVDKLTPWFGSEPERGEVVVFHDPGGWLEDTATPEPNAVQKFLSFIGLMPSSEEKDLIKRVVAVGGDTVECKENGPVKVNGKSLDEKSFIFPGNTPCNDKPFGPITVPDGRIFVMGDHRQNSLDSRYHQELPGQGTVSNDEVVGRAVVVAWPVGRWATLPVPDTFDQPGLNAAAVMAPAALGVAGALPLVLWRRRRLTAGRTAG
- the lepB gene encoding signal peptidase I; its protein translation is MSGTRSEQDGRGRFGAMVSGLAVAVGCVLFLGGFAWAAVVYQPYTIPTDSMAPTVQPGDRVLAERIDGAEVRRGDVVVFTDEVWGATPMVKRVVGVGGDKVACCDKSGRLTVDGTPVDEPYLGRGPAATGGKQAPAAPEDFSATVPRGKIFLLGDERATSLDSRVHLQDPGQGSVPLSAVRARVDAVAWPMDGMIDRPSSFAALPGGVSAAGPLPLQLGAIVVGAVLIFCGALYGPVAARPGRRRTTAGGAR
- a CDS encoding NUDIX hydrolase, translating into MTSGAEARKVARVVLLDPDDRVLLLHGHEPDDPADAWWFTPGGGLEGDESREQAARRELAEETGITDIELGPPLWTRICSFPFDGRRWNQDEWYYLARTTHTDTAPLGLTDLERRSIAGLRWWTSAELLSTRETVYPTRLAELLRTLLDEGPPRDPLVLAPEIV
- a CDS encoding DUF2469 domain-containing protein, with the protein product MSAEDLEKYETEMELKLYREYRDVVGLFKYVIETERRFYLTNDYEMQVHSVQGEVFFEVSMADAWVWDMYRPARFVKQVRVLTFKDVNIEELNKSDLELPGG
- a CDS encoding YraN family protein; amino-acid sequence: MNARGALGRYGEDLAARLLAGAGMTVVERNWRCRAGEIDIVARDGDALVFCEVKTRRSGGFEHPMAAVGPAKADRLRRLAEIWLDQHEGPPPGGARIDLIGVIVPRHGAPVTEHARGVS
- a CDS encoding YifB family Mg chelatase-like AAA ATPase, translating into MGFARACSVALVGVEGVVVEVQADLEPGVAAFTLVGLPDKSLVESRDRVRAAVVNSGAEWPQKKLTVGLSPASVPKSGSGFDLAVACAALGAAGRVDPAVIADVVMIGELGLDGRVRPVRGVLPAVLAAAEAGYEQVVVPEQSAGEAALVPGVSVLGVRSLRQLIAVLCDEPVPDEAADAQGRPDTLSAGLMLPGTGVGTGLAVGGDGHRPDLADVAGQPRPRQALEVAAAGGHHLLFTGPPGAGKTMLAERLSAVLPPLTRQESLEVTAVHSVAGILHPGEPLVSRAPYCAPHHSATMQSLIGGGNGIPRPGAVSLAHRGVLFLDEAPEFSGKALDALRQPLESGHVVVARAAGVVRLPARFLMVLAANPCPCGRHTLTGAGCECPPSVVRRYQARLSGPLLDRVDLRVEVEPVGRADLLGQGGRGEPTAVVAARVREARARAAERLAGTPWTTNSEVPGHELRTRLPAAPGALAAAERDLERGALTARGLDRVLRVAWTVADLRGADRPAACDVAVALELRTGVQRGVPVAAGQR